Proteins encoded by one window of Chaetodon trifascialis isolate fChaTrf1 chromosome 15, fChaTrf1.hap1, whole genome shotgun sequence:
- the LOC139343337 gene encoding neurogenic differentiation factor 2-like, translating into MLTRLFSDPSLLPDVQKYSGWAEDSDGDEPKIKEEDQDTQDDMEGSELMGDSRTQSEHAGEDDEDDVVEEEDDGEDTEGDKPKKRGPKKRKMTQARIERSKMRRIKANARERTRMHDLNSALDNLRKVVPCYSKTQKLSKIETLRLAKNYIWALSEILRSGKRPDLVSYVQTLCKGLSQPTTNLVAGCLQLNSRNFLTEQQCQDGGRYGSGSFSMHSYPYQCARLSSPHCQPGSNSHPLRTHGYCSAYDSLYGGSGSPEYNSPEYEGPLSPPLCINGNFSLKHQGSASPENDKGYHYSMHYSGLPGSRSTGPHNLVFGSSGARSGIHSENVLPYHDMHLHHERGPVYDELNAFFHN; encoded by the coding sequence ATGTTGACGAGGCTTTTCAGTGACCCTTCACTGCTTCCTGATGTGCAGAAATACTCCGGCTGGGCGGAGGACAGCGATGGCGATGAGCCCAAGATCAAAGAGGAGGATCAGGACACCCAGGACGACATGGAGGGATCTGAACTGATGGGAGACAGCCGGACGCAATCCGAGCACGCCGGGGAAGACGACGAGGACGAcgtggtggaggaagaggacgacGGAGAGGACACGGAGGGGGACAAGCCCAAGAAGAGGGGCCCCAAGAAGCGCAAAATGACCCAGGCCCGGATTGAGCGCTCCAAGATGCGGCGGATAAAGGCCAACGCACGGGAGCGGACCCGCATGCACGACCTGAACTCTGCGCTAGACAATCTGCGTAAAGTGGTGCCCTGTTACTCCAAAACgcaaaaactgtcaaaaatcGAGACGCTGCGGTTGGCCAAAAACTATATCTGGGCCCTGTCGGAGATATTGCGCTCTGGAAAAAGGCCCGACCTTGTGTCCTACGTCCAGACGCTGTGCAAGGGACTCTCCCAGCCCACGACCAACCTGGTGGCGGGATGCCTGCAGCTGAACTCACGTAACTTCCTAACCGAGCAGCAGTGTCAGGACGGGGGCAGGTACGGGTCCGGCTCCTTCTCCATGCATTCCTACCCTTACCAGTGTGCGCGTCTCTCCAGCCCCCACTGCCAGCCGGGCTCGAACTCGCATCCGCTGAGGACGCACGGCTACTGCTCGGCTTACGATTCTCTGTACGGTGGGAGCGGATCCCCTGAGTATAACAGCCCCGAGTATGAGGGCCCCCTCAGCCCGCCCCTGTGCATCAATGGCAACTTTTCCCTGAAGCACCAAGGCTCCGCGTCCCCCGAAAACGATAAGGGGTACCACTACTCTATGCATTACTCCGGCCTGCCTGGCTCAAGATCCACCGGACCCCACAACCTGGTGTTTGGCTCCTCGGGGGCCCGGAGCGGCATTCACTCTGAAAACGTCCTGCCTTACCACGACATGCACTTACACCACGAACGGGGCCCCGTGTATGATGAACTGAACGCGTTTTTTCACAATTAA